A window of the Dickeya dianthicola NCPPB 453 genome harbors these coding sequences:
- a CDS encoding aspartate:alanine antiporter — MNINVADLLNGNYILLLFVVLCLGLCLGKLRLGSVQLGNSIGVLVVSLLLGQQHFAINTDALNLGFMLFIFCVGVEAGPNFFSIFFRDGKNYLMLALVMVSSALLIALVLGKLFGWGIGLTAGMLAGAMTSTPVLVGAGDTLRNTISLGPQLSMTQEQLSLGYALTYLIGLVSLIFGARYLPKLQHQDLPTSAQQIARERGLDADSQRKIYLPIIRAYRVGPELVAWADGKNLRELGIYRQTGCYIERIRRNGILATPDGDAVLQLGDEIALVGYPDAHARLNPNFRDGKEVFERDLLDMRIVTEEIVVKNHNAVGKRLSQLKLTDHGCFLNRIVRSQIEMPIDDGVVLNKGDVLQVSGDARRVKSIAERIGFISIHSQVTDLLAFCAFFIIGIMVGLITFQFRNFSFGIGNAAGLLFSGIMLGFLRANHPTFGYIPQGALNMVKEFGLMVFMAGVGLSAGSTINHSFGDVGIQMVLSGLIVSLLPVVVCFLFGAYVLRMNRALLFGAIMGARTCAPAMEIISDAARSNIPALGYAGTYAIANVLLTLAGSLIVIIWPQLPG; from the coding sequence ATGAATATAAACGTCGCTGATTTGTTAAACGGGAATTACATTCTGCTGTTGTTCGTGGTTCTCTGTTTAGGTCTTTGTCTGGGAAAATTGCGGCTCGGCTCGGTTCAACTCGGCAATTCTATTGGTGTTTTGGTGGTCTCGCTGTTGCTCGGGCAGCAGCATTTCGCCATCAACACCGACGCGCTCAACCTCGGTTTCATGCTGTTTATTTTCTGTGTCGGCGTGGAAGCCGGCCCCAACTTCTTCTCGATTTTTTTTCGCGACGGCAAGAATTACCTGATGCTGGCGCTGGTCATGGTCAGCAGCGCATTGCTGATCGCTCTGGTGCTGGGCAAGCTATTCGGCTGGGGCATCGGCCTGACCGCCGGTATGCTGGCGGGCGCCATGACCTCGACGCCGGTGCTGGTGGGTGCCGGGGATACGCTGCGCAACACCATCAGCCTCGGGCCACAGTTGTCGATGACTCAGGAGCAACTGAGTCTGGGCTACGCGCTGACCTACCTGATCGGTCTGGTCAGCCTGATTTTCGGTGCCCGCTACCTGCCAAAACTACAACATCAGGATCTGCCGACCAGCGCCCAGCAGATTGCCCGCGAACGCGGACTGGACGCCGACAGTCAGCGCAAGATCTATCTGCCTATTATTCGCGCTTACCGGGTCGGCCCGGAGCTGGTGGCCTGGGCTGACGGCAAAAACCTGCGCGAGCTGGGTATTTATCGTCAGACCGGCTGCTACATTGAGCGCATCCGTCGCAATGGCATTCTGGCGACGCCGGATGGCGATGCCGTGCTGCAACTGGGAGATGAAATCGCGCTGGTGGGGTATCCGGACGCTCACGCCCGCCTCAACCCCAATTTCCGCGACGGCAAGGAAGTATTTGAACGCGACCTGCTGGATATGCGAATCGTGACCGAGGAAATCGTGGTGAAAAACCACAACGCCGTGGGCAAACGTCTGAGCCAGTTGAAACTGACCGACCACGGCTGTTTTCTCAATCGCATCGTCCGCAGTCAGATTGAAATGCCGATCGACGACGGCGTGGTGCTGAACAAAGGGGATGTTTTGCAAGTTAGCGGCGATGCCCGCCGGGTGAAAAGCATCGCTGAGCGCATCGGTTTTATTTCTATCCATAGCCAGGTCACCGATCTGCTGGCCTTCTGTGCCTTTTTCATCATCGGCATCATGGTGGGATTGATAACCTTCCAGTTCCGCAATTTTTCCTTCGGCATCGGCAATGCGGCAGGCTTGCTGTTTTCCGGCATCATGCTCGGTTTTCTGCGCGCCAACCACCCGACCTTCGGTTACATCCCGCAGGGTGCGCTGAATATGGTGAAAGAGTTTGGCCTGATGGTCTTTATGGCCGGCGTTGGGCTAAGCGCCGGCAGCACCATCAACCACAGCTTCGGCGACGTAGGCATCCAGATGGTGCTGTCGGGACTTATCGTCAGCCTGCTGCCGGTGGTTGTCTGTTTTCTGTTTGGCGCCTATGTACTGCGCATGAACCGGGCGCTGCTGTTCGGCGCCATTATGGGCGCACGCACCTGCGCTCCGGCGATGGAGATAATCAGCGACGCCGCCCGCAGCAATATCCCGGCGCTGGGTTACGCCGGTACTTATGCCATCGCCAACGTGTTGCTGACGCTGGCCGGGTCGCTGATTGTGATTATCTGGCCGCAGCTACCCGGTTGA